One part of the Caproiciproducens sp. CPB-2 genome encodes these proteins:
- a CDS encoding sugar ABC transporter ATP-binding protein, whose protein sequence is MERPFILQMQGITKLFPGVRALDDVTLEVRQGDIHAVCGENGAGKSTLMKVLSGVYPHGSYEGRIIYMGNEIAFKDIKESERAGIAIIHQELTMIPELSITENIFLGNETVNHGLIDWDAERRYTVELLEKVGLTVDPGTLIKHLGVGQQQLVEIAKALSKNVRLLILDEPTSALNETDSANLFDLMRGLKSRDITCIMISHKLNEIAAIADAVTVIRDGRTVETFHVKEGQIDEDRIIRAMVGRSIENRFPAHESNPGEVIFEVSDWRVEDPDIPGRLVCKNSSFFVRAGEIVGFAGLMGAGRTELMRSVFGRNYGVYLGGSIKIKGREVRVTSVSSAIRQGIAYVPEDRKNLGLNLLDSIRITTVSANLKAILRGRLLDLDKEFQVAEQQRSSLNVKTNSVNSGVSTLSGGNQQKVVLGKWMFTEPDVLILDEPTRGIDVGAKYEIYRLIQKLADQGKAVIIISSELPELLGISDRIYTVFEGGITGVLDRQEANQEKLMRMMTNTSKLDSNPERTEMLYEIS, encoded by the coding sequence ATGGAACGTCCCTTCATCCTGCAGATGCAGGGTATTACCAAGCTCTTTCCGGGTGTGCGTGCACTCGACGATGTGACGCTTGAAGTACGCCAGGGTGACATTCACGCAGTTTGCGGTGAGAATGGTGCGGGAAAATCCACCTTGATGAAAGTCCTTTCCGGTGTTTATCCTCACGGTTCTTATGAAGGCAGGATTATCTACATGGGTAATGAAATTGCTTTCAAGGATATCAAAGAGTCGGAGAGAGCCGGTATCGCGATTATTCACCAGGAGCTGACCATGATTCCGGAGCTGTCCATTACCGAAAACATATTTCTGGGAAACGAGACAGTCAATCACGGGTTGATTGACTGGGACGCTGAAAGGCGATATACGGTAGAACTGCTCGAGAAGGTAGGACTGACCGTTGATCCCGGCACTTTGATTAAGCACTTGGGCGTAGGCCAGCAGCAATTGGTAGAAATCGCGAAGGCGCTTTCCAAAAACGTCAGGCTGCTGATTCTCGATGAGCCGACCTCCGCGCTCAACGAGACCGACTCCGCCAACTTGTTCGATCTCATGCGGGGCCTGAAAAGCAGGGATATCACCTGTATCATGATTTCGCACAAGCTCAACGAGATCGCGGCGATAGCCGACGCGGTCACGGTCATCCGCGATGGCCGTACCGTGGAAACTTTCCACGTCAAAGAGGGACAGATTGACGAGGACCGCATTATCCGCGCTATGGTAGGGCGCTCTATTGAAAACCGCTTTCCCGCCCATGAATCGAATCCCGGCGAGGTGATTTTCGAAGTGTCCGACTGGCGTGTGGAAGACCCCGATATCCCGGGCCGGCTGGTTTGTAAGAACTCCAGCTTCTTTGTCAGAGCCGGAGAGATCGTGGGCTTCGCCGGCCTTATGGGCGCGGGGAGAACAGAGCTTATGCGGTCTGTCTTTGGGCGAAACTATGGTGTCTACCTCGGCGGGTCTATCAAAATCAAGGGCAGGGAGGTCCGCGTTACCTCGGTTTCCTCCGCCATCCGTCAGGGTATCGCCTATGTACCCGAGGACCGCAAGAATTTGGGACTTAATCTGTTGGACAGCATCCGCATAACCACTGTTTCGGCAAACCTAAAGGCGATTTTGCGCGGAAGGCTGCTTGATCTGGATAAGGAATTTCAGGTTGCCGAGCAGCAACGCTCCTCTTTAAACGTCAAAACGAACAGTGTGAACAGCGGTGTGTCCACCTTGTCCGGAGGAAACCAGCAAAAGGTTGTTCTGGGAAAGTGGATGTTCACAGAACCGGATGTTCTGATTCTTGACGAGCCGACCCGCGGAATTGATGTGGGCGCCAAGTACGAAATCTATCGTCTGATTCAGAAGCTTGCGGATCAGGGGAAAGCGGTTATCATCATTTCCTCCGAACTGCCCGAGCTGCTTGGTATATCGGATAGAATCTACACCGTTTTTGAGGGCGGCATAACGGGCGTGTTAGACCGTCAAGAGGCCAACCAGGAAAAACTCATGAGAATGATGACAAATACCTCCAAATTGGATTCCAACCCGGAAAGGACGGAAATGCTTTATGAGATATCTTAA
- a CDS encoding DUF4268 domain-containing protein: protein MANELHSLSVLFQNRLFRIPDYQRGYAWKREQLADFWDDLMNLQEDRYHYTGLLSLKPLSRKDVKTWQSDEWLLDSGYKPFHVVDGQQRLTTFSILMFELVSFVRGLPENDGKSDEDIFIGFESLRDIKAKYIMRKRPPQNLITTYLFGYETDNPSADYLKYKIFEEPFGGTVFETYYTKNLKFAKDFFAENIASLYQSEGIAGIECLYRKLTLHLMFNLHEIEDDYDVFVAFETMNNRGKRLTNLELLKNRLIYLTTLFDDAQLDSCDKEELRKDINEAWKEVYYQLGRNQAAPLSDDEFLRHHWIMYFTYSRKKGDDYIKFLLSKYSAKNIFEKEALQSTDEPDLPTADDDAFDDEDEANDDEQETVVRSKLQPSEISKYVNSLKETAEYWYYTFFPEESDTLTPDEKTWIGRLNRIGIGYFRPLVTAAIMPNAKVTAEDRIAFFAAVERFIFLCFRLASFQSSYMSSVYSRKAKSIYDGEITLKSVTDEINARADEDNHAALLNFIGRNNRRFNSGDGFYAWRDLKYMLYEYEYSLGKQNNLQKIDWRLFSTVEKDKFSIEHIFPQTPTVWYWRNQFRQFNDAEKKALAGSLGNLLPLSQSINSSLQNDCFNDKKHSKPGRRGYENGSHSEIEVSKETDWDAQHIYDRGIKLLSFIESRWSVSFEGDEQKKDILHLGFLDDGREIPAEIPEPVVAQKTERVSTANNSEFFTDGSDLSEKQLAFWIRFAEYCKSTGHEDIVTRKPAGQNWYDVPVDAPDYHISFTITRGHIARILIYTYNIEAFQRLEKQKDNMESLCGFQFDWYSSRSTSVQKRIIYSRDIDYYSAEEQNECFRWFVDCFVKLKEALKTYDA, encoded by the coding sequence ATGGCTAACGAATTGCATTCATTATCTGTCCTGTTTCAGAACAGGCTTTTCAGAATCCCTGACTATCAGCGCGGTTACGCATGGAAGCGTGAGCAGCTTGCTGATTTCTGGGATGACCTTATGAATCTGCAAGAGGACAGATATCATTACACGGGGCTGCTCTCGCTGAAGCCGTTGTCGAGAAAAGATGTAAAGACATGGCAGAGCGACGAATGGCTGCTCGACAGCGGCTATAAGCCTTTTCATGTGGTCGATGGGCAGCAGCGTTTGACGACCTTTTCCATACTTATGTTCGAGCTTGTTTCCTTTGTTCGCGGTCTGCCGGAAAACGACGGAAAATCCGATGAGGATATTTTTATCGGCTTTGAATCGCTCCGCGACATCAAAGCCAAATACATTATGCGGAAACGACCGCCTCAAAACCTCATTACAACATATCTCTTTGGCTATGAGACCGACAATCCCAGCGCTGATTATTTGAAATATAAGATATTTGAGGAGCCGTTTGGCGGAACCGTATTTGAAACGTATTACACGAAAAACCTGAAATTTGCAAAGGACTTCTTTGCCGAGAACATCGCCTCGCTATATCAGAGCGAAGGCATTGCCGGTATCGAGTGCCTGTATCGTAAACTGACACTCCACCTCATGTTTAATTTGCATGAGATAGAAGACGACTACGATGTGTTCGTTGCATTTGAAACAATGAACAATCGCGGTAAGCGCCTCACAAATCTTGAACTGTTGAAAAACCGTCTGATATACCTGACGACGCTTTTTGATGATGCCCAGCTGGATAGCTGCGACAAAGAAGAACTGCGTAAGGATATAAACGAAGCGTGGAAAGAGGTTTATTATCAGCTTGGCCGAAATCAGGCAGCACCATTGTCGGACGATGAGTTTCTCCGGCACCACTGGATCATGTACTTCACTTACTCCCGTAAAAAAGGCGACGACTACATAAAATTTTTGCTATCCAAATACTCGGCAAAGAATATTTTTGAAAAGGAAGCCCTTCAGTCAACGGATGAGCCAGATCTGCCGACGGCGGATGACGACGCCTTTGACGATGAAGACGAGGCAAACGATGACGAGCAGGAGACCGTCGTAAGATCGAAACTGCAGCCTTCTGAAATCAGCAAGTATGTCAACAGCCTGAAAGAAACCGCCGAATATTGGTATTACACATTCTTTCCTGAAGAGAGCGATACGCTGACTCCCGATGAGAAAACTTGGATAGGCAGACTGAACCGGATAGGCATTGGTTACTTCCGGCCGCTTGTTACGGCGGCAATTATGCCAAATGCCAAAGTTACCGCCGAGGACAGGATAGCGTTCTTTGCCGCAGTGGAACGCTTTATTTTCCTGTGCTTCCGCTTGGCATCTTTCCAGTCCAGCTACATGAGCAGCGTTTACAGCCGCAAAGCTAAAAGCATATATGACGGTGAAATCACGCTCAAGTCGGTGACAGACGAAATAAACGCCCGTGCCGATGAGGATAACCACGCGGCTTTGCTCAACTTTATCGGTCGCAATAACCGACGCTTCAATTCGGGCGACGGTTTCTACGCATGGCGCGACTTGAAATATATGCTCTATGAATATGAATATTCGCTGGGAAAGCAAAACAATTTACAGAAAATCGATTGGCGGCTGTTCAGCACTGTGGAGAAAGATAAGTTTTCGATTGAGCATATTTTTCCACAGACACCTACCGTTTGGTATTGGCGAAATCAGTTCAGGCAGTTTAACGACGCTGAAAAGAAAGCCCTTGCCGGTTCTCTGGGTAATCTTCTGCCGTTGTCGCAGAGCATCAACTCCTCGTTGCAGAACGACTGCTTCAACGATAAAAAACACTCGAAGCCCGGACGCCGTGGCTATGAAAACGGATCTCACTCGGAGATCGAAGTGTCCAAAGAAACCGATTGGGATGCACAGCACATTTACGACCGTGGCATAAAGCTGTTATCTTTCATAGAGAGCCGGTGGAGTGTGTCTTTTGAGGGCGACGAACAGAAAAAGGATATTCTGCATCTTGGCTTCCTTGATGACGGCCGCGAAATTCCGGCTGAGATTCCTGAACCTGTAGTAGCACAGAAAACGGAGCGGGTCTCCACTGCAAATAATTCCGAGTTCTTTACCGATGGTTCTGATCTTTCCGAGAAGCAACTTGCCTTTTGGATTCGCTTCGCTGAATATTGTAAATCTACAGGTCATGAGGATATCGTAACAAGAAAGCCCGCCGGTCAGAATTGGTACGATGTTCCGGTCGATGCGCCTGACTACCACATTTCTTTTACGATTACGCGCGGACACATCGCCCGCATTTTGATATACACATATAACATTGAGGCGTTTCAGCGGCTCGAAAAGCAAAAGGACAATATGGAGTCCCTGTGTGGATTCCAGTTTGATTGGTATTCAAGCCGGAGTACCAGTGTACAGAAGCGCATTATTTATAGCCGTGACATTGACTATTACTCCGCTGAAGAGCAAAATGAGTGCTTTCGCTGGTTTGTGGACTGTTTTGTCAAGCTGAAAGAAGCCCTCAAAACATACGATGCGTAA
- a CDS encoding DNA-methyltransferase translates to MTTHKIIDGNSNDMKCIDSKSIDLIVTSPPYPMIAMWDNLFSEQDQSIVEDLSKGNAFNAFNKMHSMLNKTWEECDRVLIDNGFVCINIGDATRTINGEFHLFTNHTAIINYFISKGYSLLPDIIWRKQSNSPNKFMGSGMYPAGAYVTYEHEYILIFRKGGKRIFKGKEKELRQSSAYFWEERNSWFSDLWEIKGTSQMIPSAQKNRERSAAFPFEIPYRLTNMYSVEGDTVLDPFAGLGTTNLACMASNRNSIGVEIDPEIAALALQNITVSADSLNTIIDSRIKRHLDFIETLPDDKRERCYKNGPHGFYVKTKQETAIKIDRVACVTQNGSVITCSYE, encoded by the coding sequence ATGACTACTCATAAGATAATCGATGGCAATAGCAACGATATGAAATGTATAGATAGCAAATCAATTGATCTAATTGTTACATCTCCCCCATATCCGATGATTGCGATGTGGGATAATCTATTTTCAGAACAAGACCAATCAATCGTAGAAGATCTGTCTAAAGGTAATGCATTCAATGCCTTTAACAAAATGCATTCAATGCTAAACAAGACTTGGGAAGAGTGTGATAGAGTTCTAATTGATAATGGTTTTGTTTGTATAAATATAGGTGACGCAACACGTACTATAAATGGGGAATTTCATTTATTTACCAACCATACTGCGATAATAAACTATTTCATTTCAAAGGGATATTCTCTTTTGCCAGATATTATTTGGCGGAAGCAATCAAATTCACCTAATAAATTCATGGGATCTGGAATGTATCCGGCTGGAGCGTATGTAACTTATGAACATGAGTATATTTTGATATTTAGAAAAGGGGGCAAAAGAATTTTTAAAGGTAAAGAAAAAGAACTTCGACAATCCAGCGCCTATTTCTGGGAAGAGAGAAACTCATGGTTTTCAGATTTATGGGAAATTAAAGGAACTTCTCAGATGATACCTTCTGCACAAAAAAACAGAGAACGCAGTGCAGCCTTTCCATTTGAAATTCCATATAGGTTGACTAATATGTACTCTGTTGAGGGCGATACTGTTCTTGACCCATTTGCAGGACTTGGCACAACTAATCTGGCATGTATGGCCTCAAATAGAAATAGCATAGGTGTAGAAATAGACCCTGAAATCGCTGCTCTTGCTTTGCAAAATATCACTGTTTCCGCTGATAGTTTAAATACTATTATTGATTCCCGCATTAAGCGTCATCTTGACTTTATTGAAACACTACCAGATGACAAGCGAGAACGCTGTTATAAAAACGGTCCTCATGGATTTTATGTTAAGACAAAGCAGGAAACCGCCATCAAAATTGATCGTGTGGCATGTGTCACTCAAAATGGCAGTGTCATTACATGCTCTTATGAATAA
- a CDS encoding helix-turn-helix domain-containing protein: protein MKGSCSMTTSEQIKVLCLRLGISVSELARQIGQTPQNFNTKLKRNTISQKEIDSICKIFNITHRQFFQLSTGEIIE, encoded by the coding sequence ATGAAAGGAAGTTGTTCTATGACAACATCAGAGCAAATTAAGGTACTATGTTTAAGGTTAGGCATAAGTGTGTCTGAGCTTGCTCGACAAATAGGGCAAACGCCACAGAATTTTAATACCAAATTAAAAAGGAACACCATATCTCAAAAAGAAATTGATTCAATTTGTAAAATATTTAATATTACACATAGGCAATTCTTCCAGCTATCAACTGGCGAAATAATTGAATAG
- a CDS encoding sugar ABC transporter permease has translation MRYLKKVLGGGMRQYSMVIALVALTFIFNIASGGRMITSSNFQNLISGNAYVLVLAIGMLMVIVIGQIDLSVGSVAGFSGMVMALSARDLGWPWWLAVLLSLAIGAVAGAWQGFWLSRLGIPGFITTLGGMMIFRGGVIWISKSISVPAPAELKVFGSGYLPDWGPAFTGMNNSTLLLGIIAIAAFAFTQLRRRKRSANLTGTTEELWPVVARIILVGVVLGYLTWIFGTGRPGTSFPVPGLILVILVIVYHTITQRTRLGRHVYAVGGNKTSAALSGVNVQKTYFFTMLNMSLLAALAGIMFVGRSTAAGPSDGIGWEMDAIASVFIGGAAVSGGVGTIFATMVGGLVMAVLNSGLMLMGVGADRTQVIKGLVLLAAVAFDVFNKQQGRPSIIGRLFPTKEGKPQEANPASSNS, from the coding sequence ATGAGATATCTTAAAAAAGTACTTGGCGGTGGAATGCGGCAGTACAGCATGGTGATTGCCTTAGTGGCACTTACCTTCATCTTTAATATTGCTTCGGGAGGGAGAATGATTACCTCCTCCAACTTTCAGAACCTGATATCCGGTAATGCGTATGTGCTGGTGCTGGCAATCGGGATGCTGATGGTGATTGTGATCGGACAGATCGATCTGTCCGTCGGCTCGGTAGCCGGTTTCTCGGGAATGGTGATGGCTCTTTCGGCACGGGATCTTGGATGGCCGTGGTGGCTCGCGGTGCTTCTCAGCCTCGCAATCGGCGCCGTTGCCGGAGCGTGGCAGGGGTTCTGGCTTTCCAGGCTCGGTATTCCCGGCTTTATTACAACATTGGGCGGCATGATGATTTTCCGCGGCGGCGTCATCTGGATTTCAAAGTCCATCTCGGTGCCGGCACCGGCGGAACTCAAAGTGTTCGGCTCGGGATATTTGCCCGACTGGGGCCCTGCTTTTACAGGAATGAATAACTCGACATTGCTGCTGGGGATCATCGCGATCGCCGCTTTCGCCTTTACACAACTGCGCCGTCGCAAGCGTTCGGCAAACCTGACCGGGACAACAGAGGAGCTTTGGCCGGTGGTGGCCCGGATTATTCTGGTCGGTGTCGTCCTTGGTTACTTAACATGGATTTTCGGCACAGGGCGTCCCGGCACATCATTCCCCGTCCCAGGCCTGATCCTCGTAATTTTGGTCATCGTCTACCACACCATCACCCAGCGAACCAGATTGGGCCGCCATGTCTACGCTGTCGGAGGCAACAAAACTTCGGCTGCACTGTCCGGCGTCAATGTCCAGAAAACCTATTTCTTCACTATGCTGAATATGTCCCTGCTTGCGGCTTTGGCTGGAATCATGTTTGTAGGCCGGTCAACCGCGGCCGGCCCGTCGGATGGCATCGGATGGGAAATGGACGCCATTGCGTCGGTCTTTATCGGCGGCGCGGCCGTTTCTGGTGGTGTCGGAACCATTTTTGCCACAATGGTCGGCGGACTGGTAATGGCCGTTCTCAACTCCGGACTGATGCTCATGGGTGTCGGTGCTGACCGCACTCAGGTTATTAAAGGCCTGGTGCTGCTTGCCGCGGTTGCTTTCGATGTTTTCAACAAGCAGCAGGGCCGTCCATCCATCATAGGAAGATTATTTCCCACAAAGGAAGGCAAACCTCAGGAAGCTAACCCTGCCAGCAGCAATTCCTGA
- a CDS encoding 2-hydroxyacid dehydrogenase: MNDRTVVLNASLVNYDGNIDYSQIASEVVIYDETPEDKILERVDGFTIVVTKEMKVSGDIIRKFSDSVKMICEAGTGYNNIDLDAVREKGIVLCNIPAYSSERVAHTAILLILNLASSLQKQIRMLSQGNHDNFHKHLMVDHVEVNGKTLGVIGYGHIAEEIIKVAQALGMKILVSTRTPRADTEKIHFTTKEEVFKQSDFISLNCPLNESTRHMINKETLAMMKPAAYLINTARGALIDEKALIDVLRKHGIAGAGLDVQEVEPLDDASPLYTMDNVIITPHMGWRGLETRQRLISLIKGNISAFSKGQPINRVD, encoded by the coding sequence ATGAACGACAGAACCGTGGTATTGAACGCCAGCCTGGTAAATTATGACGGGAACATCGACTACTCACAAATTGCATCTGAAGTGGTAATCTATGATGAAACGCCCGAAGATAAAATTTTGGAACGGGTTGACGGTTTTACAATCGTTGTAACGAAAGAAATGAAAGTCAGCGGTGACATCATCAGAAAATTTTCTGACAGTGTGAAAATGATCTGCGAAGCCGGAACGGGATACAACAATATCGATTTGGACGCAGTCCGAGAAAAAGGAATCGTATTATGCAACATTCCTGCGTATAGCAGTGAAAGGGTGGCGCATACGGCAATCCTTTTGATTTTAAATTTAGCAAGCTCCCTGCAGAAACAGATTCGTATGCTTTCGCAGGGAAATCATGATAATTTCCATAAACACTTAATGGTAGACCATGTAGAAGTAAACGGTAAAACACTGGGAGTGATCGGCTACGGTCATATTGCAGAAGAAATCATCAAAGTTGCGCAAGCACTCGGAATGAAAATTTTAGTATCTACCAGAACCCCCAGAGCGGATACAGAGAAAATTCACTTTACAACAAAGGAAGAAGTTTTTAAGCAAAGCGATTTTATTTCCCTTAACTGCCCCTTGAACGAATCAACAAGACATATGATCAATAAGGAAACATTGGCTATGATGAAACCGGCCGCATATTTGATCAATACCGCGCGAGGAGCGCTGATTGACGAAAAAGCATTGATCGACGTACTGCGGAAGCATGGAATTGCAGGTGCAGGACTGGATGTGCAGGAAGTCGAGCCATTAGATGATGCGAGCCCGCTGTATACAATGGATAATGTTATCATCACTCCGCACATGGGGTGGCGGGGATTAGAAACAAGACAACGTTTAATATCATTGATCAAAGGCAATATCAGTGCTTTTTCTAAAGGACAGCCAATTAACAGAGTGGACTAA
- a CDS encoding ROK family transcriptional regulator has protein sequence MNELTSCIQPKARKGRLTKMTGAIGKNNSDLTEMNRSAVVRILQQQEVCSRADIARQTGLTQAAITKIVASMMEMGIVSEAGIITGSGDNRRSIGLRLNADKHQIIGVKFARQMFAVGVFDISGKIYVHTETKYPFEEDPRKVLSAMKKQIHEMLDKYENVVSIGLAVPGPYLRDEGRIAVVTQMSAWHTVNFIEEFKEEFNKPVFIEHDANAGALAEWLFGGHPQPLHTLAYFLVGDGVGAGIIERGRLFLGVQGTACETGHISVDVHGPRCECGNYGCLEMYCSAPAILKKVKERVPECLPGGNPQSSDACAALFEAARAGSQKALDVVRETAEYIGYGCVTLINAYNPDIIIIGDVVSQGGDLLLPVIQEVVRQRVIPELHTKVRIRISDLKVDPTLYGAAATATDKVLQLPSKFSAAGKRG, from the coding sequence GTGAATGAATTAACATCGTGTATACAACCTAAAGCGAGAAAAGGACGGCTAACGAAAATGACAGGTGCTATAGGCAAAAATAATAGTGATTTGACTGAAATGAATCGTTCCGCTGTTGTAAGAATATTACAGCAGCAAGAGGTGTGTTCCCGGGCGGACATTGCCAGACAAACGGGTCTTACCCAAGCGGCTATTACAAAAATAGTAGCGTCGATGATGGAAATGGGCATTGTATCCGAGGCGGGAATTATAACGGGCAGCGGCGACAACCGCCGTTCTATAGGGCTTAGGCTGAACGCTGATAAGCATCAAATCATTGGGGTAAAGTTTGCAAGACAGATGTTCGCAGTAGGCGTGTTCGATATTTCAGGTAAAATATACGTCCACACCGAAACGAAGTATCCGTTTGAGGAAGATCCCCGAAAGGTGCTTTCCGCTATGAAAAAGCAGATTCACGAAATGCTGGATAAATATGAAAATGTAGTTTCCATCGGCCTTGCCGTTCCGGGGCCTTATCTGAGGGATGAAGGCCGCATAGCGGTAGTAACCCAGATGTCCGCCTGGCACACGGTCAATTTTATTGAGGAATTCAAGGAAGAATTTAATAAGCCTGTTTTTATAGAGCACGACGCAAACGCGGGCGCGTTGGCTGAATGGTTATTTGGGGGGCATCCCCAACCGCTGCACACGCTGGCCTATTTTTTGGTAGGTGACGGCGTGGGTGCCGGTATTATTGAACGTGGCCGCCTTTTTCTGGGGGTGCAGGGCACCGCATGTGAAACCGGGCATATTAGCGTGGACGTCCACGGCCCGCGCTGTGAATGCGGGAACTATGGCTGCCTGGAAATGTATTGTTCGGCTCCGGCCATATTGAAGAAAGTGAAGGAGCGTGTGCCGGAATGCCTTCCCGGAGGAAACCCGCAGAGCAGCGACGCCTGCGCCGCCCTTTTTGAAGCGGCCCGTGCCGGCAGTCAAAAAGCGCTGGATGTGGTGCGGGAGACAGCGGAATATATCGGTTACGGCTGTGTTACCCTGATAAACGCCTATAACCCCGACATTATTATCATTGGCGACGTCGTATCTCAGGGAGGGGATTTGCTGCTGCCTGTTATTCAGGAAGTGGTAAGGCAGCGCGTTATTCCCGAGCTGCACACCAAGGTGCGGATCAGAATATCTGACCTCAAGGTGGATCCCACCCTTTATGGCGCAGCCGCCACAGCAACGGACAAGGTATTACAACTGCCCAGTAAGTTTTCGGCGGCCGGCAAAAGGGGGTAA
- a CDS encoding DUF2200 domain-containing protein — MTNGRVFKMAFSSVYPLLVQKAERKGRTKYEVDAVICWLTGYDDSGLQAQIVKNINYETFFTEAPQINPNASKITGVVCGVRVEKIEDPLMQKIRWLDKLVDELAKGKPMEKVLRS, encoded by the coding sequence ATGACAAACGGGCGCGTGTTCAAGATGGCGTTTTCGAGCGTCTACCCGCTGCTTGTCCAAAAGGCGGAGCGCAAAGGACGCACGAAATACGAGGTTGACGCTGTGATTTGTTGGCTGACGGGATACGATGATTCCGGCCTGCAAGCGCAGATTGTGAAAAACATCAATTACGAAACATTCTTTACCGAAGCCCCTCAAATCAATCCGAACGCTTCTAAAATCACGGGCGTAGTCTGCGGCGTTCGCGTAGAGAAAATCGAAGACCCGCTTATGCAGAAAATACGCTGGTTAGATAAACTGGTGGATGAACTGGCAAAAGGAAAACCGATGGAAAAGGTTTTGAGAAGTTGA
- a CDS encoding MjaI family restriction endonuclease, which yields MPKAEKEFILNYAMNRWQLNFKKNVGPTSDSIRTCNPSSLEEWRKYYYQNVRSEEHINNLGHALYGHIASELPTEDRFHPNLIQSITEQDCIDYMHMVVINRVFTGFMKERGLL from the coding sequence ATGCCAAAAGCAGAAAAAGAGTTCATACTGAACTACGCGATGAATAGATGGCAATTAAATTTCAAAAAAAATGTTGGCCCAACATCGGATTCTATTCGAACCTGTAATCCGTCTTCGCTTGAAGAATGGAGGAAATATTACTATCAAAATGTACGTTCTGAGGAACACATCAACAATCTTGGACATGCATTATATGGACATATTGCTTCTGAATTGCCCACAGAAGATAGATTTCACCCAAATCTGATTCAATCAATCACCGAGCAAGATTGCATAGATTATATGCATATGGTTGTCATCAACCGCGTTTTTACTGGTTTCATGAAGGAGCGAGGCTTACTATGA
- a CDS encoding Cof-type HAD-IIB family hydrolase, protein MVFCDIDGTLIDSTNRISPGTRQKIQELYRIGIPFILVSARMPSGILPLQRELGIKAPIVCYSGALILNERADPVRTVGIDREKAILIDDFVKRNWKHVCCSAYCHHDWISDNIHDKWILQEQSITASVPKEGRISDFIPQNGHIHKLLCMGEAGAIADLNNALKENFAGLSVYRSKDTYLEIMDGAVSKSGAVKYLCKAYDIPMEATVSFGDNFNDMDMLLVTGTCFAMGNAPAEVKRQVRNVTADNDHEGVLAGLERLNFAENRR, encoded by the coding sequence ATGGTCTTTTGCGATATTGACGGGACGCTCATAGACTCAACAAACCGTATTTCCCCGGGGACCAGGCAAAAAATACAGGAACTCTATCGTATCGGGATCCCTTTTATACTTGTTTCGGCGCGTATGCCCTCGGGAATTTTACCTCTGCAGCGCGAATTGGGAATAAAAGCGCCCATTGTTTGCTACAGCGGCGCACTGATCCTCAATGAACGCGCGGACCCGGTGAGAACGGTTGGTATCGACCGTGAAAAAGCGATTCTTATTGATGATTTTGTCAAAAGAAATTGGAAGCATGTTTGCTGCAGCGCTTATTGTCACCATGACTGGATTTCAGACAATATTCATGACAAATGGATTCTGCAGGAACAAAGCATCACGGCATCAGTGCCCAAAGAAGGCAGGATTTCTGACTTTATCCCACAAAATGGGCATATACATAAGCTTTTGTGTATGGGGGAAGCCGGGGCGATCGCGGACCTCAACAATGCACTTAAGGAGAATTTCGCGGGTCTTTCCGTTTACCGTTCCAAAGACACCTATCTTGAAATTATGGACGGAGCTGTCTCAAAATCCGGTGCGGTCAAATATCTTTGCAAGGCCTATGATATTCCCATGGAAGCTACCGTATCCTTCGGTGACAATTTCAACGACATGGATATGCTGCTCGTTACAGGTACCTGCTTTGCGATGGGAAACGCGCCTGCAGAGGTAAAAAGGCAGGTGCGGAATGTGACGGCGGACAACGACCACGAAGGGGTGCTCGCGGGACTTGAACGGTTAAATTTTGCAGAAAACCGCAGATGA